The following proteins come from a genomic window of Halorussus halophilus:
- a CDS encoding metal-dependent hydrolase gives MMNTTHAAMGVTLAAPLVAVAPELAPIAALAGFAGGVFPDFDMVVGEHRRTLHFPVYYSLAAVVAGAAVFVAPIPTSTGVAATFFLLSAALHSITDAAGGGLELRPWEPSDERGVYLHPAKRWVAPRRWIRWDGAPEDLLLAVVLSVPGLLLFDQRIRTLTVLGLGVSVVYTAFRKRLPEWDVPILR, from the coding sequence ATGATGAACACCACCCACGCTGCGATGGGCGTCACGCTCGCCGCTCCGCTCGTGGCCGTCGCGCCGGAACTCGCGCCGATAGCGGCGCTCGCAGGCTTCGCCGGTGGCGTCTTCCCGGACTTCGACATGGTGGTCGGCGAGCATCGGCGAACGCTCCACTTTCCGGTCTACTACTCGCTGGCCGCGGTCGTAGCGGGCGCGGCCGTCTTCGTCGCTCCGATACCAACCTCGACAGGTGTCGCGGCCACGTTCTTCCTGTTGTCCGCCGCGCTCCACTCGATTACCGACGCGGCGGGCGGCGGTCTCGAACTCAGGCCGTGGGAACCGAGCGACGAGCGGGGCGTCTATCTGCATCCGGCGAAGCGGTGGGTCGCCCCGCGGCGCTGGATTCGCTGGGACGGCGCACCCGAAGACTTGCTGTTGGCGGTCGTACTATCGGTGCCGGGACTGTTGCTGTTCGACCAACGGATTCGAACGCTCACGGTGCTGGGACTCGGTGTCTCGGTCGTCTACACCGCGTTCAGGAAACGGCTCCCCGAGTGGGACGTGCCGATTCTGCGTTAG